From a single Solenopsis invicta isolate M01_SB chromosome 6, UNIL_Sinv_3.0, whole genome shotgun sequence genomic region:
- the LOC105205208 gene encoding eEF1A lysine and N-terminal methyltransferase homolog: MNLLPKTHEEFSHAEYWNTFFKKRGKKAFEWYGEYPELCEILTKYIKIKDNILIVGCGNSTLSMSLYDVGYRNIFNIDISHIVIKQMRDINNDTRPDLVYEHMDATQMTYPDEKFSVILDKGTLDALMPDTKEATISIIDKYFKEITRVLRNGGRYVCISLLQEHILRKLLSYFPASGFMFRVARCHKAESKARAEEGSLVPVFMIIATKFTKLSQTVLEMALVDGPPERLSTTDDMVSAVLSAQQSALVCNSLYKRSVADVGEVSLDLHRPGDKHPRYTVYVLDQPRTHGAKTYAAFIVPQGKETDWLFSTKEGRQQVLKSAQRDRLAIVTLRREHKFENWDAVKTELEDCVRNLAPADLCKNDIPFLSLGSDVGVRNVCYEGKSDISGPFVIEEVEKDGHEFRRLVFLNNPYVIQSEARLKEAKSRRGKTKKIADPGFLACEHHIHMSAGVNAIIDTKEQDKIMIIGLGGGGLCMFLHQCFPKLKITAVEIDNAMLKVATEYFNLILDDRMRVEIADGIRYIKDAATSKTKYKAILFDVDSKDTTVGISCPPKQFLEMSVLKAVATCLTENGLFILNLVSRDQSLKQKIKDDLKLVFQSITYHAIQDEINEIVMCSLEKHNLKEWKNRLKLAVVDLNERATARKLSSFKESFEVSKLLESLSVES; encoded by the exons atgaatCTTCTCCCAAAAACGCACGAGGAATTCAGTCATGCAGAATACTGGAACACGTTCTTCAAAAAACGTGGCAAGAAAGCATTTGAatg GTATGGTGAATATCCAGAATTATGTGAAATACttacaaaatatatcaaaataaaggaTAACATTCTAATCGTTGGCTGTGGAAATTCCACATTAAGCATGTCTTTATATGATGTTGGTTACAG aaatatctttaatattgatatatcaCATATTGTCATCAAACAAATGCGTGATATAAATAATGACACAAGGCCGGATCTGGTGTATGAACATATGGATGCCACACAAATGACGTATCCTGATGAAAAATTCAGTGTAATTCTTGACAAAGGTACATTGGATGCTCTAATGCCAGATACCAAAGAAGCAACGATAtctataattgataaatatttcaag gaaatcACACGAGTGTTACGAAATGGAGGCAGGTATGTCTGCATATCATTGCTACAGGAACACATTCTGCGTAAACTCCTGTCATACTTTCCCGCTTCAGGCTTTATGTTCCGCGTAGCACGATGTCACAAAGCCGAGTCTAAAGCACGTGCGGAGGAAGGCAGTTTAGTTCCGGTCTTTATGATCATTGCTACAAAATTCACCAAATTATCCCAGACC GTTCTCGAGATGGCTCTGGTCGATGGCCCACCTGAACGATTATCTACGACAGACGACATGGTATCCGCCGTACTATCTGCTCAACAATCGGCATTGGTGTGCAACAGTCTTTACAAAAGAAGTGTCGCCGACGTGGGAGAAGTATCGCTAGATTTGCATCGTCCGGGTGACAAGCATCCACGATACACCGTCTATGTTCTTGATCAACCACGCACGCATGGGGCAAAGACATACGCGGCTTTCATTGTTCCACAAGGAAA AGAAACAGATTGGTTGTTCAGTACGAAAGAAGGACGACAGCAGGTTCTGAAAAGCGCGCAGCGAGACAGACTCGCAATTGTCACCTTACGCAGGGAACACAAATTCGAAAATTGGGACGCCGTGAAAACGGAGTTGGAAGATTGCGTTCGTAATTTAGCACCAGCCGATTTATGCAAAAACGACATTCCCTTTTTGTCTCTGGGTTCCGATGTTGGAGTTCGAAACGTTTGTTACGAAGGGAAGAGCGACATTAGTGGGCCGTTCGTTATTGAAGAAGTGGAGAAAGATGGCCACGAGTTCCGGCGGCTTGTATTCCTCAATAATCCGTACGTCATTCAGAGTGAAGCCAGATTGAAGGAAG CAAAATCTAGACGtggtaaaacaaaaaaaatagccGATCCTGGATTCTTAGCTTGTGAACATCACATACATATGAGTGCTGGCGTAAATGCGATAATCGACACAAAAGAACAGgacaaaattatgattatagGACTTGGAGGTGGTGGTCTTTGCATGTTCTTACATCAATGTTTTCCCAAA CTAAAAATTACTGCAGTCGAAATTGACAATGCGATGTTAAAAGTAGCTACCGAATACTTCAATCTTATTCTCGATGACCGAATGAGAGTAGAGATCGCGGATGGAATTCGATATATTAAAGACGCCGCGACATCTAAAACGAAGTATAAGGCGATACTGTTCGACGTCGATAGCAAAGACACTACCGTCGGAATCAGTTGTCCACCTAAACAATTTCTCGAAATGTCAGTGCTAAAAGCAGTCGCGACGTGCTTGACGGAAAATGGTCTTTTTATCTTAAATCTGGTCAGCAGAGACCAAAGTTTGAAGCAAAAAATCAAAGATGATCTAAAATTGGTGTTCCAATCGATCACCTATCACGCCATTCAAGATGAAATAAACGAGATTGTTATGTGTTCCCTCGAAAAACACAATCTAAAAGAATGGAAAAACAGACTTAAACTCGCCGTTGTCGACTTGAATGAGCGAGCGACCGCAAGAAAATTATCCTCTTTCAAGGAATCATTTGAAGTCTCCAAACTTTTAGAAAGTTTATCTGTAGAATCGTAA